In a single window of the Zea mays cultivar B73 chromosome 5, Zm-B73-REFERENCE-NAM-5.0, whole genome shotgun sequence genome:
- the LOC100274353 gene encoding uncharacterized protein LOC100274353, giving the protein MTTTTKVAAGAGRDAEEGMRRRNAELERAVAEAAAREERLRRELETALARLAVAEEAEERLCVQLGELEAEAMEQAVEYQERVRALSDRLAFVDGVLRSSGVRGFAAAGGVTSMDSSS; this is encoded by the coding sequence ATGACGACGACGACAAAGGTGGCCGCGGGAGCCGGGCGGGACGCGGAGGAGGGGATGAGGCGGAGGAACGCCGAGCTCGAGAGGGCGGTCGCGGAGGCGGCGGCGAGGGAGGAGCGGCTGCGGCGGGAGCTGGAGACGGCCCTGGCGCGGCTGGCCGTGGCCGAGGAGGCCGAGGAGCGCCTGTGCGTCCAGCTCGGCGAGCTGGAGGCCGAAGCCATGGAGCAGGCCGTCGAGTACCAGGAGCGCGTCAGGGCGCTGTCCGACCGCCTCGCCTTCGTCGACGGCGTGCTCAGGTCGTCCGGGGTCCGGGGCTTCGCCGCCGCCGGCGGCGTAACGAGCATGGATTCATCGAGCTGA